GCACCTGGGTCTACGGCGCGAGCATGGCGCTGGGGCGGCGCGTGCTGGCCAGCAACCCGGCGGTGAACGTGTTCCACCGCGGTTTCGTGGCCTGCGACCGGTACGCGGGCGGCGAAGCGGCCGTCGCGGTCATCACCTGCCCGGTGCTGTTCCTGCTCGGCGCCCAGGACCAGATGACGCAACCCAAAGCCGCGCAGGGGCTCATCAAGGCTGCTCAGGCGGCGGGCAAGACCGTGCGGGTGGAGAGCCTGCCGGTCGGCCACCACCAGATGACGGAAACGCCCGACGCCACGCTGTTCGCCATCCGCGACTTCCTCCGAAGCCGCTGAGGCTCATTTGGCGAAGGCGCTCGGCCAGGCGCTGCGGGTCGCCGCCGCGGCCTGGCGGGCCCATCGGCGCAAAGTGCGCCAGGCGGCCGCGCTCCAGCCATGGCGTGGCACCGGCTCCACCAGCGGCGTCAGCAGGTACTCGCTGTAGCAGGCCGGCGCGTCCTCGGACGGGCGGGGCCCCGCGTCGGCGCCGATCAGTAT
This Hydrogenophaga taeniospiralis DNA region includes the following protein-coding sequences:
- a CDS encoding DUF2917 domain-containing protein; translation: MHPTAQTTRLLPRQTRMIDASAGMRLRVVSGHFWLTQPNAAQDLFLGPGASIDLLQDWILIGADAGPRPSEDAPACYSEYLLTPLVEPVPRHGWSAAAWRTLRRWARQAAAATRSAWPSAFAK